A portion of the Lolium rigidum isolate FL_2022 chromosome 1, APGP_CSIRO_Lrig_0.1, whole genome shotgun sequence genome contains these proteins:
- the LOC124682724 gene encoding mitochondrial pyruvate carrier 1-like, translated as MATAFKAFLNSPVGPKTTHFWGPVSNWGFILAGMADMNKPPELISGSMTAVMCVYSGLFMRFSWVVNPRNYFLLATHASNESVQLYQLSRYVKAQGYLEKKEPEAQQ; from the exons ATGGCGACGGCGTTCAAGGCGTTCCTCAACAGCCCCGTCGGCCCCAAGACCACCCACTTCTGGGGACCCGTCTCCAACTGGGGCTTCATCCTCGCG GGTATGGCTGACATGAACAAGCCACCTGAACTGATATCCGGCAGCATGACAGCAG TCATGTGCGTGTATTCCGGCCTGTTTATGAGGTTCTCATGGGTGGTAAATCCTCGTAATTATTTTCTCTTGGCGACCCATGCCTCCAACGAAAGCGTTCAGCTCTACCAGTTATCTCGCTATGTTAAGGCCCAAGG ATACCTAGAGAAGAAAGAGCCTGAAGCCCAACAGTAA